The bacterium genome includes a window with the following:
- a CDS encoding molybdopterin-dependent oxidoreductase, with protein MITLTIDGKNIFVPRGTKIIEAAKSAGIDIPHLCHHTGLEPFGGCRLCVVEIEGTHELVSSCVAPVEENMVVLTDTPRINKARQTIIELLLLNHPMDCLVCERCGDCRLQDLAYRLKVNFNIFKMDKRIGPATQTKGIIEINPKKCMHCGLCVRACREIRMVGAIDFSYRGFKTEIGTPFRKSIDCEFCGQCISICPVAGVISNLSKYEARIWEVGKHNTICPYCGCGCSISLNIKDNKVISVSSREGLGINNGSLCAKGRFGYDFPNSPKRLINPLIKKDGKLVETSWEEAIKFSADKLLEIKEKYGPDSIAGIISARCTNEETYLFQKFMRAVIGTNNIDNSSRLENGVNINVLAPMLGYPAMTNPMDDLLKSEVIIVIGANPIESQAIASLKIKSAVKKHNAKLILVDPRETKLNTFAKLWISPNIQTDPVFLNAISKIIIDENLQDKKFIKERTEGFEEFKLSTGKIPINLASKITGIIEEKIFETARLIGKSRKTSFVYGSGVTQQKNSSETVKAIVNLCLLTGNIGKEGAGIYPLKGYNNSQGACDTGAIPEYLPGYQKFDDPVIRKNFNSVWKKEIPKLPGSTYHQIFGKIMEKKIRAVYIIGDDPIASFPDTEFLKLTLSKLDFLAVNDLFLNNTTPYAHVVFPVSSFVEKEGSYTNMERRIQDFKHPLKPVKNTKTDSEIIGLISKGLGFPLDCSIGNIRKEIAELVPVYKEINILPFPSKGTQWPASKINNGGTPVLYTGRENKFNFLAPENLPVEEKNNIIYPFTLLSGGSLFHSHSGAMTRNSKGLHEVCPEGFIDINPDDAEKLKIIENELIRISSKTGSTTIKARLDKKIPQGILFTPVHFFEEMRINVLFPWELNPVSKSLINKSTRVKLEKI; from the coding sequence ATGATTACTTTAACTATTGACGGGAAAAATATTTTTGTTCCCCGGGGAACAAAAATTATTGAAGCCGCGAAATCGGCGGGGATTGATATCCCTCATTTATGCCATCATACCGGGCTTGAACCCTTCGGCGGATGCAGGTTATGCGTTGTTGAAATAGAGGGCACGCATGAACTTGTGTCATCCTGCGTCGCCCCGGTTGAAGAAAACATGGTTGTTCTCACAGATACCCCGCGGATAAACAAAGCCAGGCAGACAATAATAGAACTCCTTCTTTTAAACCATCCGATGGACTGCCTTGTATGCGAGCGGTGCGGAGACTGCCGCCTTCAGGACCTGGCATACCGGCTTAAAGTAAATTTTAACATTTTCAAAATGGATAAACGCATCGGCCCGGCCACGCAGACAAAAGGAATAATAGAAATCAATCCTAAAAAATGCATGCACTGCGGGCTTTGTGTCCGCGCCTGCAGGGAAATCCGCATGGTCGGGGCAATTGATTTTTCTTACCGCGGGTTTAAAACTGAAATCGGGACCCCTTTCAGGAAAAGCATTGACTGCGAATTCTGCGGCCAATGCATATCAATATGCCCTGTCGCGGGGGTTATCAGTAATCTTTCAAAATATGAAGCCCGTATATGGGAGGTGGGAAAACATAACACTATATGTCCTTACTGCGGGTGCGGGTGCTCCATATCCCTAAATATAAAAGACAATAAAGTCATCTCCGTTTCATCCAGGGAAGGATTGGGAATAAATAACGGCAGTCTTTGCGCAAAAGGAAGATTTGGATATGATTTCCCCAACAGCCCAAAAAGGTTAATAAACCCTCTTATAAAAAAAGACGGCAAACTGGTTGAAACCTCGTGGGAAGAAGCAATAAAATTCAGCGCGGACAAACTTCTCGAGATTAAAGAAAAATACGGGCCTGATTCTATTGCCGGCATAATCTCTGCCAGGTGCACAAACGAAGAAACATATCTTTTCCAAAAATTCATGCGGGCCGTTATAGGCACAAATAACATAGACAATTCCTCCCGGCTTGAAAACGGGGTAAATATTAATGTCCTTGCTCCTATGCTTGGCTACCCGGCCATGACTAACCCGATGGATGACCTTCTAAAATCGGAGGTTATTATTGTTATCGGCGCCAATCCAATCGAAAGCCAGGCCATTGCCAGTTTAAAAATAAAATCCGCTGTTAAAAAACACAATGCCAAACTTATACTGGTTGACCCGAGAGAAACCAAACTTAATACTTTTGCCAAACTCTGGATTTCCCCAAATATCCAGACCGATCCTGTTTTTTTAAACGCGATTTCAAAAATTATAATTGATGAAAACCTGCAGGACAAAAAATTCATTAAAGAAAGGACTGAAGGCTTTGAGGAATTCAAATTATCCACCGGTAAAATTCCCATAAACCTTGCTTCGAAAATTACCGGTATCATCGAAGAAAAAATATTTGAGACTGCGCGGTTAATAGGAAAAAGCCGAAAAACGTCTTTTGTTTACGGGTCTGGCGTCACACAGCAGAAAAACTCCTCTGAAACAGTCAAGGCGATTGTGAACCTTTGCCTTTTAACGGGAAATATCGGGAAAGAAGGAGCGGGAATTTATCCGTTAAAAGGTTACAATAACTCCCAGGGCGCGTGCGACACGGGTGCAATCCCGGAATATCTTCCCGGTTACCAGAAATTTGACGACCCTGTTATACGAAAAAATTTCAATTCCGTATGGAAAAAGGAAATCCCAAAACTGCCAGGGAGCACTTATCATCAGATATTCGGCAAAATTATGGAGAAAAAAATCAGGGCGGTTTATATTATCGGGGATGATCCTATCGCGTCTTTTCCCGACACGGAATTTTTAAAACTGACCTTAAGCAAACTTGATTTTCTCGCGGTGAACGACCTCTTTTTAAATAATACTACTCCTTACGCGCACGTAGTTTTTCCCGTGTCGAGCTTCGTCGAAAAAGAAGGGTCTTATACAAACATGGAAAGGCGGATTCAGGATTTTAAACACCCGCTGAAACCCGTAAAAAACACAAAAACAGATTCTGAAATAATAGGGCTTATTTCAAAAGGACTCGGTTTTCCTCTCGATTGCTCAATCGGAAATATAAGAAAAGAAATCGCTGAATTGGTCCCGGTTTATAAAGAAATAAATATTCTTCCCTTCCCCTCCAAAGGGACACAATGGCCTGCTTCCAAAATAAATAACGGGGGTACCCCTGTTCTATACACCGGCAGAGAAAATAAATTTAATTTCCTTGCCCCTGAAAATTTACCTGTTGAAGAAAAAAATAATATAATATACCCTTTTACCCTTTTATCCGGCGGCTCCCTGTTTCACAGCCACAGCGGTGCAATGACAAGAAACTCAAAGGGCCTGCACGAGGTCTGCCCTGAGGGATTTATCGATATAAACCCGGATGATGCTGAAAAACTTAAAATTATAGAAAATGAATTAATACGTATAAGCTCAAAAACCGGCTCAACAACAATAAAAGCCCGCCTGGATAAAAAAATCCCGCAGGGGATATTATTCACGCCTGTGCATTTCTTTGAAGAAATGCGGATCAATGTCCTTTTCCCCTGGGAATTGAATCCGGTATCCAAAAGCCTCATCAATAAATCAACAAGGGTAAAACTGGAAAAAATTTAA